In Bacteroidota bacterium, one DNA window encodes the following:
- a CDS encoding isoprenyl transferase translates to MFKPGEYEQTPADKQVQQELISRGRIPEHVAIIMDGNGRWAEERKFPRAVGHQAGIASVRDITRSARELGIRYVTLYAFSTENWRRPRKEVAMLMRLLRKMLHEEIEEMLQNGVRLTTIGQTNALPPEVQKDLYDAIERTSGNNRLTLTLALSYSGRWDLVRAMQLMALDIRRGKLSPEDVNDGLVKSYLTTAEMPDPDLMIRTSGEMRLSNFLLWEMAYSEIHITKVFWPDFRREHLYEAIRDYQSRERRYGMTGAQLKAKDDVPAEHASYIKQIVGALTKGKP, encoded by the coding sequence ATATTCAAACCAGGCGAGTATGAGCAGACTCCGGCGGACAAGCAAGTCCAGCAGGAGCTGATCTCGCGCGGCCGTATTCCGGAGCACGTCGCAATTATCATGGATGGCAACGGCCGCTGGGCCGAGGAGCGCAAATTCCCTCGCGCTGTGGGCCACCAAGCAGGGATTGCGAGCGTCCGGGATATCACCCGTTCGGCCAGAGAACTTGGGATCCGCTACGTAACGCTCTATGCGTTCAGCACCGAGAACTGGCGCCGGCCCCGCAAGGAAGTCGCGATGCTCATGCGGCTGCTGCGCAAGATGCTGCACGAGGAGATTGAGGAGATGCTCCAGAACGGGGTGCGGCTCACGACCATCGGCCAGACCAACGCGCTGCCGCCGGAGGTCCAGAAGGATCTCTACGACGCCATCGAACGCACGTCCGGCAATAACCGCCTTACTCTCACGCTTGCGCTTTCGTATTCCGGCCGCTGGGATCTGGTACGGGCCATGCAACTGATGGCGCTCGATATTCGTCGTGGCAAACTCTCACCCGAAGATGTCAACGACGGCTTGGTAAAGTCGTATCTGACGACAGCCGAGATGCCGGACCCGGACCTGATGATCCGCACATCCGGCGAAATGCGACTCTCGAATTTCTTGCTCTGGGAGATGGCGTATAGCGAGATCCACATCACCAAAGTGTTCTGGCCCGATTTTCGTCGCGAACATCTCTATGAGGCGATTCGCGATTACCAGAGCCGCGAACGTCGATACGGGATGACCGGCGCGCAACTCAAAGCGAAGGACGACGTACCGGCCGAACATGCGTCCTACATCAAACAGATCGTCGGTGCCCTGACGAAAGGGAAACCGTAA
- the bamA gene encoding outer membrane protein assembly factor BamA: MKLLHRKLTYLRLNPSLRLLFVLLVCALSLGSARLANAQQVPHDQEYTILGISVEGNRSGDASTIIAQSQLRKGAKFTMPSDDIRKAIDRLWAQNLYSDVHVLAQKVIAQADGTPGVYLVIKVTEFPRIDSVVVEGNKHLSRTDIDKAYAFYKNEFMRPWDIQTAKNRIKAAYVKDGYNFVQISDEVEQKADDKVWLHLKIDEGTEVTIKHIDFTGNTLVSSGDLRGSFDDTHEKPWWNIFRSGSFDERKYADDKQKLLAYYRSRGFRDAAILSDSIWVTNGSNLNILVHVYEGPLYYLRNIAIVGNEVFTDDEVRRAVGFKKGDIYNLEKFQLNLKGPTADFNDVGSLYYDRGYLANIVPEEIVVPGDSVDVTVRIQEGKRHYFRNIDIAGNTKTKDYVIRRELYTRPGDPFSRSAIIRSLRQLAQLNYFNQEKLQPDVKPVPDATAFDVTYNVEEKSSDTFNASIGYGGALGLTGSIGVSFNNFDIADPLHGGAGQIFSVSAEFGQLSYRTLSLSFSEPWLFQEPTSLGFTIYNTQSNVYYEQRSTGATISVGRRFRWPDDFFRGDWSISAAHTDIVNGGGYYATGIHDELALQQVISRNSVDDPLFPGSGSEFSFLTRLALLPLKSVAPNQPANYYRLGLTMKFYQTLFGFNATNKFVFATTGEIGQLGDVTGSPFVPPQERFVMGGSGLTSGFYTIPLRGYDDASIGTQHASGNTYAQGGNAYMRFAAELRFQVAREPIPLFLLVFGEAGDVWGSFSQADPFNLKRSLGVGARLQVPAVGLIGLDLGYGFDNVTPFGAPSGYHTHFQFGKFF, from the coding sequence ATGAAGCTTCTTCACCGCAAACTCACGTATCTACGCTTGAATCCGTCGTTGCGTCTTTTGTTTGTGCTCTTAGTCTGCGCCCTGAGCCTTGGCTCCGCACGCCTCGCGAATGCACAACAAGTGCCACACGATCAGGAATACACGATCCTCGGTATTTCGGTCGAAGGCAATCGTTCGGGCGATGCAAGCACGATCATCGCGCAGAGCCAGTTGCGCAAAGGTGCGAAGTTCACGATGCCGAGCGACGATATTCGCAAAGCGATCGATCGTCTGTGGGCTCAAAATCTCTATAGCGACGTGCACGTCCTCGCCCAGAAGGTAATCGCGCAGGCAGACGGCACGCCCGGAGTGTATCTGGTAATCAAAGTCACCGAATTCCCACGTATCGATTCCGTTGTCGTCGAAGGCAACAAGCATCTTTCGCGAACGGATATCGACAAGGCATACGCATTCTACAAGAATGAGTTCATGCGCCCGTGGGATATCCAAACCGCGAAGAACCGCATCAAAGCGGCGTATGTGAAAGATGGCTATAACTTCGTACAGATCTCGGACGAAGTCGAGCAGAAGGCCGATGACAAAGTATGGCTGCATCTGAAGATCGACGAAGGAACGGAAGTCACGATCAAACACATCGACTTCACCGGCAATACGCTCGTCAGCTCCGGTGATCTGCGCGGCAGCTTTGACGACACACACGAAAAGCCGTGGTGGAATATTTTCCGCAGCGGTTCGTTCGACGAACGCAAGTATGCCGACGACAAACAGAAGCTGCTGGCGTACTACCGTTCGCGTGGGTTCCGAGATGCTGCCATCCTCTCGGATTCAATCTGGGTGACCAACGGCTCCAACCTGAATATCCTCGTGCATGTGTACGAAGGTCCGTTGTATTACCTTCGCAATATCGCGATCGTCGGCAACGAAGTCTTCACCGACGACGAGGTCCGTCGTGCAGTCGGATTCAAGAAGGGCGACATCTACAACCTCGAGAAATTCCAGCTCAACCTGAAGGGGCCAACCGCCGACTTTAACGACGTCGGTTCACTCTACTACGATCGCGGATACCTTGCGAATATCGTCCCCGAGGAGATCGTGGTCCCGGGTGATTCCGTCGATGTGACGGTTCGCATTCAGGAAGGCAAACGACACTACTTCCGCAATATCGATATTGCAGGCAACACGAAGACCAAGGACTATGTGATCCGCCGCGAACTCTATACACGGCCGGGCGATCCGTTCAGCCGCTCGGCGATCATCCGTTCGCTTCGTCAGCTTGCACAGCTCAATTATTTCAACCAGGAGAAGCTCCAACCCGATGTAAAGCCGGTACCTGACGCAACGGCATTCGACGTCACGTACAATGTCGAAGAGAAATCGAGCGATACGTTCAATGCGTCGATCGGCTACGGCGGCGCACTCGGGCTGACAGGCTCGATCGGTGTGTCGTTCAACAATTTCGATATTGCCGATCCGTTACACGGTGGTGCTGGTCAGATATTCTCGGTTTCCGCAGAGTTCGGCCAGCTCAGCTACCGCACACTGTCGTTGTCGTTCAGCGAACCGTGGCTCTTCCAGGAGCCGACATCGCTCGGCTTTACGATCTACAATACACAGAGTAATGTGTATTACGAACAGCGTTCGACCGGCGCAACGATCTCAGTCGGCCGCCGTTTCCGTTGGCCGGATGATTTCTTCCGAGGCGATTGGTCAATCTCGGCAGCACATACCGATATCGTCAACGGCGGCGGATACTATGCGACCGGTATCCACGACGAGCTCGCCCTTCAACAAGTAATCTCTCGTAATTCTGTGGACGACCCGCTCTTCCCGGGCTCCGGCTCCGAGTTCTCGTTCCTGACCAGACTTGCGTTGCTGCCTCTGAAATCCGTCGCGCCGAACCAACCGGCGAACTACTACCGTCTTGGTCTGACAATGAAATTTTACCAGACGCTCTTCGGCTTCAACGCCACGAATAAGTTCGTCTTCGCAACGACCGGGGAAATCGGCCAGCTCGGCGATGTGACGGGTTCGCCGTTCGTACCGCCGCAGGAGCGCTTCGTTATGGGTGGCTCAGGCCTGACAAGCGGCTTCTATACGATCCCGTTGCGTGGCTATGACGATGCCAGCATCGGCACGCAGCATGCATCCGGCAATACATACGCACAAGGCGGGAACGCGTATATGCGTTTTGCCGCGGAGCTTCGCTTCCAGGTAGCTCGCGAACCGATCCCGTTGTTCCTGCTCGTCTTTGGCGAGGCCGGCGACGTATGGGGCAGTTTCTCGCAGGCAGATCCGTTCAACCTCAAACGTTCACTCGGCGTCGGCGCACGATTGCAGGTACCTGCAGTCGGGCTCATCGGCCTCGATCTCGGATACGGATTCGACAACGTGACTCCGTTCGGCGCGCCGAGCGGCTATCACACCCACTTCCAGTTCGGGAAGTTCTTCTAA
- a CDS encoding DUF2127 domain-containing protein produces MSAPHPARTFVDRAFRISLFIKAFDGTLQLIGGSLLFFVEPQELGRWMNFLTRHLISDNPNNVIAHWLHHQAETLSVDTTLLVSLYMLSHGVIKLGLVYGLLREKLWVFPFAFVGFGAILSIEIYRILFHFFWGVCILMAFDTFVLTMVILEYQKLRRENPNRLSNR; encoded by the coding sequence ATGTCAGCACCGCACCCGGCACGAACATTTGTCGATCGCGCATTTCGCATCAGCCTGTTTATCAAGGCGTTTGACGGGACGCTGCAACTGATCGGCGGATCACTCCTTTTCTTTGTCGAGCCGCAGGAGTTGGGTCGATGGATGAACTTCCTGACACGGCACCTCATCTCCGACAACCCCAATAACGTCATCGCCCACTGGCTGCATCATCAGGCCGAAACGCTCTCAGTCGATACGACGCTGCTCGTAAGCCTCTATATGCTCAGTCATGGGGTGATCAAACTTGGGTTGGTGTACGGGCTGCTGCGTGAGAAGCTGTGGGTCTTCCCGTTCGCATTCGTGGGCTTCGGTGCGATCCTCTCGATCGAGATCTACCGCATCCTCTTCCACTTCTTCTGGGGCGTCTGCATCCTCATGGCCTTCGACACCTTTGTGCTGACGATGGTGATATTGGAGTACCAGAAGCTAAGGCGTGAGAATCCGAATCGCCTGAGTAACAGGTAA
- a CDS encoding TlpA family protein disulfide reductase, with product MSDLEDSNIHLTVFDTVGSCGRCFLVQYPTQRSDDTGPLHFDSLCRSYIISPGSMQCSQFEQREYNGFGVESEQQAVLNGAYSMLPDTTIVEDAKAYLHQLQRDSGFQIYSRQGSVTDNRGIAELSVGDHFPIQSALNNHGDTVNLFNPNSKAVIVEVWHMSCVPCIESMKPISALKETYRNRSVDIVGVDPNRSDRTSPVTFSRFSERFGRTFPTYFVDPEVTSRCGIHEYPTFVILDGNKRVRKILHGFLHGSTEIVIANFVERLLKE from the coding sequence GTGTCAGATTTGGAGGATAGCAATATTCATCTGACGGTCTTCGACACGGTTGGCAGTTGTGGACGGTGTTTCCTCGTGCAGTACCCAACTCAACGGTCTGATGATACAGGCCCCCTGCATTTTGACTCGCTGTGCAGATCGTATATCATCTCACCGGGCTCCATGCAATGCTCTCAATTTGAACAGCGAGAGTACAACGGCTTTGGAGTTGAAAGCGAGCAACAAGCCGTCCTTAACGGGGCTTACTCAATGCTGCCGGATACGACCATTGTCGAAGACGCAAAGGCGTATTTGCATCAGTTGCAGCGGGATTCCGGATTCCAGATATACAGCCGGCAAGGCTCCGTTACAGATAATCGCGGTATCGCCGAGTTGTCGGTCGGAGACCATTTCCCCATTCAATCCGCATTAAATAATCACGGGGATACAGTAAACCTCTTCAATCCCAATTCCAAGGCCGTTATCGTTGAGGTGTGGCATATGAGTTGCGTGCCATGCATCGAATCGATGAAACCCATTTCGGCTCTCAAAGAAACCTATCGTAATCGTTCGGTTGACATTGTAGGCGTGGATCCCAATCGATCCGATAGAACCTCTCCTGTGACTTTCTCGCGGTTCTCTGAGCGATTCGGCCGGACATTCCCAACGTATTTTGTGGATCCTGAGGTAACATCACGCTGTGGTATCCACGAATATCCGACATTCGTCATACTTGATGGCAACAAGCGTGTTCGAAAGATTCTTCATGGTTTTCTTCATGGTTCAACAGAAATTGTCATAGCCAACTTCGTTGAACGCCTACTGAAGGAGTAA
- a CDS encoding fumarylacetoacetate hydrolase family protein, with protein sequence MGDAATAAAKDVFAWCMSKTDDELQSLGVRVGSVKDTELLAPVPRPTSMRDGYAFRQHVEAARRNRGVEMIPEFDLFPVFYFTNHQAVIGPGPMEVMPEHLKKLDFELEACIVIGKECRNVKASEADDYIFGYMVMNDWSARYLQMEEMKLSLGPAKGKDFATAIGPYLVTRDELAPRRITSPVGERYDLTMTCRVGTEEVSRGNLKDMTWTFAQIIERASYGVTLYPGDVIGSGTVGTGCFLELNGSKVYDNRWLGIGDEVTCSIDLLGDLTNRVAAAK encoded by the coding sequence ATGGGCGATGCAGCCACCGCCGCTGCGAAGGATGTCTTCGCCTGGTGCATGTCCAAGACCGACGACGAACTGCAATCACTCGGCGTACGCGTCGGTTCGGTGAAGGATACCGAACTGCTTGCGCCCGTTCCGCGCCCGACGTCGATGCGTGATGGCTACGCATTCCGTCAGCACGTCGAAGCTGCGCGACGTAACCGCGGTGTAGAGATGATCCCCGAGTTCGACCTCTTCCCGGTGTTCTACTTCACGAATCATCAGGCCGTGATCGGTCCCGGACCGATGGAGGTGATGCCCGAGCATTTGAAGAAGCTCGACTTTGAACTCGAAGCGTGTATCGTTATTGGGAAGGAGTGCCGTAATGTCAAAGCATCCGAGGCCGACGATTACATCTTCGGTTACATGGTCATGAACGACTGGAGCGCTCGGTATCTGCAAATGGAAGAGATGAAGCTCTCGCTCGGACCCGCGAAAGGGAAAGACTTTGCAACGGCGATCGGTCCGTATCTCGTCACCCGGGATGAACTCGCACCGCGTCGCATCACGAGCCCCGTCGGTGAACGGTACGATCTGACGATGACCTGTCGCGTCGGTACCGAGGAAGTCTCGCGCGGCAACCTTAAGGACATGACCTGGACGTTCGCGCAGATCATCGAACGCGCCAGCTACGGCGTTACATTGTACCCAGGCGACGTTATCGGCTCCGGCACAGTCGGCACCGGTTGTTTCCTCGAGCTCAACGGATCGAAGGTCTACGACAACCGCTGGCTTGGCATCGGCGACGAGGTCACCTGCTCGATCGATCTGCTTGGTGACCTGACGAATCGGGTCGCGGCGGCGAAGTAG
- a CDS encoding DMT family transporter: MSSDIRRGSFLVILAALLWSTGGLFIKSVSIDGYGVSLWRSSFAALTLYAVYRREYRSQLVAHRSLWLSGRTLVMGLVYAGLLILFVLATKHTTSANAIFLQYTAPIYVLFFEPIISKTKLKRTDILSVTITVAAMALFFVGKFDTSSVLGNVLALASGVFFAAYALLLKHEQTDEAMRWQSVIVGHGIIVALSAIMWATGNSNPTPQSATEVAELAFLGIFQIGLAYTLFTKGIHYIRALDALLLSMLEPVLNPVWVYFGIGETPTIYAIVGGLVILSVSAYRTWSESAAAQDLDNVVGTAGDRG; this comes from the coding sequence ATGAGCAGCGATATCCGTCGCGGCTCGTTTCTGGTCATCCTGGCAGCATTGCTCTGGAGTACCGGTGGACTCTTCATCAAGTCAGTATCGATCGACGGCTACGGCGTGTCGTTGTGGCGAAGTTCGTTCGCTGCGCTGACGCTCTACGCGGTCTATCGCCGCGAATACCGATCACAGCTCGTCGCACATCGGTCGTTGTGGCTCAGCGGCCGTACACTGGTGATGGGCTTGGTCTATGCAGGGCTCCTGATCCTCTTCGTCCTGGCAACAAAGCATACCACGAGCGCAAACGCAATCTTCCTCCAATACACCGCACCGATCTACGTCTTGTTCTTCGAACCGATCATCTCGAAGACCAAGCTCAAGCGAACGGACATCCTGAGTGTTACGATTACGGTCGCAGCAATGGCCTTGTTCTTCGTTGGGAAGTTCGATACGTCGTCCGTGCTCGGCAATGTGCTCGCATTAGCTAGTGGGGTGTTCTTTGCGGCGTATGCATTGCTGCTCAAGCATGAGCAGACCGACGAGGCGATGCGGTGGCAATCGGTCATCGTGGGTCATGGTATCATCGTAGCGCTGAGCGCCATTATGTGGGCAACAGGCAACTCGAACCCAACCCCACAGAGTGCGACCGAGGTTGCGGAGCTTGCATTTCTTGGCATCTTCCAGATCGGGTTAGCCTATACGCTGTTCACGAAGGGCATACACTACATTCGTGCGCTTGATGCATTACTACTCTCGATGCTCGAGCCCGTACTGAATCCGGTGTGGGTATATTTCGGAATCGGCGAGACGCCGACGATCTACGCCATCGTCGGCGGACTGGTCATACTCTCGGTTTCTGCGTACCGAACGTGGAGCGAATCAGCGGCCGCCCAGGATCTCGATAATGTAGTAGGTACCGCCGGCGATCGCGGCTGA
- a CDS encoding inorganic phosphate transporter produces MTLVIIVIAIALCFDYINGFHDAANSIATVVSTRVLTPGQAVLWAAFFNFVAAFGFGTGVAKTIGSGMIDISVVTSYVILAGLAGAIVWDLLTWWFGLPTSSSHALIGGYAGAAVAKAGTLSVIIAGGWIKTLLFIVLSPLIGMVLGFFIMVGVSWLNRKRSPFAVDKWFRRGQLFSAAAYSLGHGTNDAQKTMGIIAGVLFANKLIPTFDIPMWVILAAHAAIGLGTLSGGWRIVKTMGMRITALKPIGGFSAEAAAAVTLLGSAAAGIPVSTTHTITGAIVGVGSTKRPSAVRWGVATRIVWAWVLTIPASAAIAGGTYYIIEILGGR; encoded by the coding sequence ATGACGCTCGTCATTATTGTCATTGCGATCGCTCTGTGCTTCGACTACATCAACGGCTTCCACGATGCCGCGAACTCGATCGCCACAGTTGTATCAACGCGCGTGCTCACTCCCGGTCAAGCGGTGCTGTGGGCGGCATTCTTTAACTTCGTCGCCGCGTTCGGCTTCGGGACCGGTGTTGCAAAGACGATCGGCTCGGGGATGATCGACATCTCCGTCGTGACGTCGTATGTCATCCTTGCCGGTTTGGCTGGCGCGATCGTCTGGGATCTGTTGACGTGGTGGTTCGGCTTGCCGACGAGCTCGTCGCATGCGCTCATTGGCGGCTATGCCGGTGCGGCAGTTGCAAAGGCCGGTACGCTCTCGGTCATAATTGCCGGCGGTTGGATCAAGACACTATTGTTCATCGTCCTTTCTCCGCTGATCGGGATGGTGCTTGGGTTCTTCATTATGGTCGGGGTGTCGTGGCTCAATCGCAAGCGCTCCCCGTTTGCGGTGGACAAGTGGTTCCGTCGGGGACAGCTCTTTAGTGCTGCGGCATACTCACTCGGTCACGGGACGAACGACGCCCAGAAGACGATGGGTATCATTGCCGGTGTGTTGTTTGCGAACAAACTGATCCCGACATTCGATATCCCGATGTGGGTCATTCTTGCGGCGCATGCGGCGATCGGACTCGGGACGCTTTCCGGCGGATGGCGAATCGTGAAGACAATGGGTATGCGCATTACGGCCTTAAAGCCGATCGGTGGGTTCTCGGCCGAAGCAGCAGCAGCGGTCACGCTCCTCGGTTCTGCCGCTGCAGGCATTCCGGTCTCGACGACCCACACCATTACCGGTGCCATCGTCGGTGTCGGTTCTACGAAGCGCCCGTCGGCAGTGCGATGGGGCGTTGCGACGCGTATTGTTTGGGCATGGGTGCTGACGATTCCGGCCTCAGCCGCGATCGCCGGCGGTACCTACTACATTATCGAGATCCTGGGCGGCCGCTGA
- a CDS encoding DUF47 domain-containing protein, whose amino-acid sequence MAFSSFIRKLLPKENRFFDLFTTNVGNIQSAAENLRKLLDAQSESERKVLISQIEDAEHRGDLITHEIFNDVSQTFITPIDREDIHALAARLDDILDLMEDVALRTVLYEVNTFPNDFRDLTDTLLMAVKDLGTVVPLLSDLRSEHVDTIKSLCEHINTCENAGDDIYHNAIARLFREQKDPIMLIKLKEILSDIEEAIDKCEHVANLIETVVIKYA is encoded by the coding sequence ATGGCATTCTCGTCGTTCATCAGAAAGCTCCTGCCCAAGGAGAACCGGTTCTTCGATCTGTTCACCACGAATGTTGGCAACATTCAATCGGCAGCGGAAAACTTGCGTAAGCTTCTCGATGCGCAAAGTGAATCGGAGCGAAAGGTTCTGATCTCGCAGATCGAGGATGCCGAACATCGCGGCGACCTGATCACCCATGAGATCTTCAACGACGTCTCGCAGACGTTCATCACGCCGATCGACCGCGAAGATATTCATGCGCTTGCCGCACGACTCGACGATATCCTCGACCTCATGGAGGACGTCGCGCTTCGTACGGTATTGTATGAGGTGAACACATTCCCGAACGACTTCCGCGACCTCACCGATACGCTCTTGATGGCGGTGAAGGATCTCGGGACGGTCGTGCCTCTGCTGTCCGATCTTCGCAGCGAGCATGTCGATACGATCAAGTCGCTATGCGAACACATCAATACCTGCGAGAACGCAGGCGACGACATTTACCATAATGCCATCGCACGGCTCTTCCGCGAACAGAAAGATCCGATCATGCTCATCAAGCTCAAGGAAATCCTGAGCGATATCGAAGAGGCCATCGATAAGTGCGAGCATGTGGCCAACCTGATCGAAACCGTCGTCATCAAGTACGCCTAA
- the phoU gene encoding phosphate signaling complex protein PhoU: protein MENIQTPRIHRHFEDEIAKLRALLIRMGSLVDEQIELATQAVLTAEEEAARFVVKREARVNEYDLMVDALCQRILALTQPVATDLRTLIAAMRLDSEFERIGDIAVNIAERASVLDGYYDLLDRVGLKTMLQESHRMFRFAFDSFINSDVDLARSLFEREASIDKIAHRAFDLLITEMKSDPLLVEPGAHAMGLLRHVERLADHATNIAEDVIFIVEARMLKHQSQETVTDRSE from the coding sequence ATGGAGAATATTCAAACACCCCGTATCCATCGACATTTCGAAGACGAGATCGCAAAACTACGCGCACTCCTCATTCGCATGGGGTCGCTTGTCGACGAACAGATCGAACTGGCGACACAGGCCGTGCTGACGGCAGAAGAAGAGGCCGCACGATTCGTTGTCAAACGCGAGGCTCGCGTGAACGAGTACGATTTGATGGTCGATGCGCTCTGCCAGCGTATCCTCGCACTCACGCAACCGGTCGCGACCGATCTGCGCACACTGATCGCAGCGATGCGGCTTGACTCCGAATTCGAGCGCATCGGCGATATCGCCGTCAATATCGCCGAGCGCGCATCGGTGCTCGACGGCTATTACGACCTGCTCGATCGAGTCGGTCTGAAGACGATGCTACAGGAATCGCATCGGATGTTTCGCTTCGCGTTCGATTCGTTCATCAATAGCGATGTCGATCTCGCACGCTCGCTTTTCGAGCGCGAGGCATCTATCGATAAGATTGCTCACCGTGCCTTCGACCTCCTGATCACCGAGATGAAATCCGACCCGTTGCTCGTCGAGCCGGGCGCACATGCGATGGGGTTGCTGCGCCATGTCGAGCGGCTTGCCGACCATGCGACAAATATCGCCGAGGACGTAATCTTTATCGTCGAGGCTCGAATGCTCAAACATCAATCGCAGGAGACGGTAACCGACCGTTCTGAATAG
- a CDS encoding phosphate ABC transporter ATP-binding protein, which yields MTTGQHTRVSTRPAIDTDEHEPMSIRHPIKVSTKGLNLYYGEKQALNNVSLDIPTNRVTAFIGPSGCGKSTYLRTLNRMNDTIVGCRVDGEVIIDGVNIYDDRLDVVELRKRVGMVFQKSNPFPKSIWENIAYGPKILGEKNKGVLNETVEKSLRGAALWDEVKDRLHNSALGLSGGQQQRLCIARALATNPEVLLMDEPASALDPISTAKIEELIFELKKDYTIVIVTHNMQQAARVSDLTAFFYLGELIEVGETRMMFTQPEKKQTEDYITGRFG from the coding sequence ATGACAACTGGCCAGCACACGCGTGTTTCGACACGCCCGGCCATCGATACCGACGAACACGAACCTATGAGTATCCGACATCCTATCAAGGTCTCGACGAAGGGACTGAACTTGTACTACGGCGAGAAGCAAGCGTTGAACAACGTCTCGCTCGATATTCCGACGAACCGCGTAACCGCATTCATCGGTCCGTCGGGGTGCGGCAAATCGACATACCTGCGGACGCTAAACCGGATGAACGACACCATCGTCGGCTGCCGTGTCGACGGCGAGGTCATTATCGACGGTGTAAATATCTACGACGATCGTCTCGATGTCGTCGAGCTTCGCAAGCGCGTCGGGATGGTCTTCCAGAAGTCGAATCCGTTTCCCAAGTCCATCTGGGAAAATATCGCCTACGGACCGAAGATCCTCGGCGAGAAGAACAAAGGGGTGCTCAACGAGACCGTGGAAAAAAGCCTCCGGGGTGCTGCGCTGTGGGATGAAGTAAAAGACCGACTTCATAACTCGGCGCTTGGGTTATCCGGCGGCCAGCAGCAGCGACTCTGTATTGCGCGAGCGCTCGCGACGAATCCGGAAGTACTCTTGATGGACGAGCCTGCAAGCGCACTCGACCCAATCAGCACTGCGAAGATCGAAGAGTTGATCTTCGAGCTGAAAAAAGACTACACGATCGTGATCGTGACGCACAACATGCAACAGGCGGCGCGTGTCAGCGACCTGACCGCATTCTTCTATCTCGGCGAGCTGATCGAAGTCGGCGAGACCCGAATGATGTTCACGCAGCCCGAGAAAAAGCAAACAGAAGACTACATTACCGGACGATTTGGTTAA